A part of Parvimonas micra genomic DNA contains:
- a CDS encoding DUF1667 domain-containing protein, with amino-acid sequence MMKDMVCIVCPVGCRISVDEDSDYEVTGNKCPKGASYGKKELTFPTRTITSTVKIKNAIHNRLPVKTSSEIPKNMIFDVMRELNKIEVVSPIKVGDVILENVLNTGVNIIASRDM; translated from the coding sequence ATGATGAAAGATATGGTTTGTATTGTTTGCCCTGTTGGATGTAGAATATCAGTTGATGAAGATAGCGATTATGAAGTAACTGGAAATAAATGTCCAAAGGGTGCAAGTTATGGTAAAAAAGAATTAACTTTTCCAACTAGAACTATAACTTCTACTGTAAAGATAAAGAATGCCATTCATAATAGACTACCTGTAAAAACTTCTTCAGAGATTCCTAAAAATATGATTTTTGATGTTATGAGAGAACTAAATAAAATTGAAGTCGTTTCTCCAATAAAAGTGGGAGATGTTATTTTAGAAAATGTATTAAATACTGGCGTAAATATTATTGCAAGTAGAGATATGTAA
- the nusA gene encoding transcription termination factor NusA codes for MKGTTDFLRALDEIEREKGVSKEIIFDSLEKALLKSYEKNFGEYENVKININRTTGKVELFAIKTVVEVVEDNITEISLDDAKAISTKYSLGDEVSIKLKTMDFGRVAAQTARNIVIQKIKDAEREVIYNDFQDKERELISGQIQRIDRNNLFINLGKLEAIVTPPEQIKSEVYRVGERLKFYVKEVKNTPKGAQVLLSRSDVNFVLKLFELEVPEILDGTVEIQSIAREPGSRTKIAVFSKNDDVDPVGACVGYKRSRVSSIIKELKGEKIDIIVYSKNVKEYLSNSLSPSEVIAVFTNESENRARIIVPDSQLSLAIGKEGQNARLAAKLTNWRIDIKGLEKYKEDIENGLIEVGFDGEHEFIDNGFEL; via the coding sequence ATGAAAGGAACAACAGATTTTTTAAGAGCATTAGATGAAATTGAACGTGAAAAAGGAGTTTCAAAAGAGATAATTTTTGATTCTTTGGAAAAAGCACTTTTAAAAAGTTATGAAAAAAACTTTGGAGAATATGAAAATGTAAAGATAAATATTAATAGAACAACAGGAAAAGTTGAATTGTTTGCAATAAAAACTGTAGTTGAAGTTGTAGAAGATAATATAACTGAAATTTCTTTGGATGATGCAAAAGCCATTAGCACGAAATATTCTCTTGGTGATGAAGTTTCTATAAAATTAAAAACTATGGATTTTGGTAGAGTTGCTGCTCAAACCGCAAGAAATATTGTTATTCAAAAGATTAAAGATGCTGAAAGAGAAGTAATTTACAATGATTTTCAAGATAAAGAAAGAGAACTTATTTCAGGACAAATTCAAAGAATTGACAGAAATAATTTATTTATAAATTTAGGAAAACTTGAAGCTATCGTAACTCCTCCGGAACAAATAAAGAGTGAAGTTTATCGTGTTGGAGAAAGATTAAAGTTTTACGTTAAGGAAGTAAAAAATACTCCTAAAGGAGCTCAAGTTTTACTTTCTAGATCTGATGTAAATTTTGTGTTAAAATTGTTTGAGTTGGAAGTTCCTGAAATACTGGATGGAACAGTAGAAATTCAATCTATTGCGAGAGAACCGGGTAGTAGAACAAAAATTGCAGTTTTTTCTAAAAATGATGACGTAGATCCTGTAGGAGCTTGTGTTGGTTATAAGAGATCAAGAGTCAGTTCAATTATTAAAGAGCTTAAAGGAGAAAAAATAGATATTATTGTTTATAGTAAGAATGTAAAAGAATATTTATCAAATTCTTTAAGTCCATCCGAAGTTATAGCTGTTTTTACTAATGAGAGTGAAAATAGAGCTAGAATAATTGTTCCTGATTCACAGCTATCATTAGCTATTGGTAAGGAAGGACAGAATGCAAGGCTTGCTGCTAAACTTACAAATTGGAGAATAGATATTAAAGGCTTAGAAAAATATAAAGAAGACATTGAAAATGGGTTGATAGAAGTTGGCTTTGATGGAGAACATGAATTTATAGATAACGGTTTTGAATTATAG
- the rimP gene encoding ribosome maturation factor RimP: MKKENELLKTIEKNFKTILLEKGIYFVNVEYVKEPKGNVLRIFIDKDGGVDLDSCEMTSNIISDWLDEVDPIEDSYFLEVSSPGVEREIKSDEQLKTFIGKKVLVKCYKKINNEKEFIGYLKSFDREKLTLEIGKSSIIFSRKDIAIIKSQIEI, translated from the coding sequence TTGAAAAAAGAAAATGAATTGTTAAAAACTATTGAAAAAAACTTTAAGACTATTCTTTTGGAGAAAGGAATTTATTTTGTGAACGTGGAATATGTGAAAGAGCCAAAAGGAAATGTACTAAGGATTTTTATTGATAAAGACGGTGGAGTCGATTTGGATTCTTGTGAAATGACAAGTAATATTATAAGTGATTGGCTAGATGAAGTAGATCCCATAGAAGATTCATATTTCTTAGAAGTCTCATCTCCTGGAGTAGAAAGAGAAATAAAAAGCGATGAACAATTAAAAACTTTTATTGGTAAAAAAGTTTTAGTAAAATGTTATAAAAAAATAAATAATGAAAAGGAATTTATTGGGTATTTAAAATCTTTTGACAGAGAAAAATTAACTTTAGAAATAGGTAAATCAAGTATTATTTTCTCAAGAAAAGATATTGCAATAATAAAATCACAAATTGAAATTTAA